A portion of the Fusobacterium nucleatum genome contains these proteins:
- a CDS encoding dihydrofolate reductase — MEKKYYKNLKMIVCVGKDNLIGDRTPDENSNGMLWHIKEELMYFKSKTIGNTVLFGGTTAKYVPIELMKKNREVIILHRNMDVPKLIEDLTLENKTIFIAGGYSIYKYFLDNFEIDEIFFSKIKDSVEVKKAVEPLYLPNIEDYGYKMVDKKDYEEFTAYIYKK, encoded by the coding sequence ATGGAAAAGAAATACTACAAAAATTTAAAAATGATAGTTTGTGTTGGAAAAGACAATTTAATTGGAGATAGAACTCCTGATGAAAATAGTAATGGTATGTTATGGCATATAAAAGAAGAACTTATGTATTTCAAAAGTAAAACTATTGGAAATACTGTTCTATTTGGAGGGACAACTGCAAAATATGTTCCTATTGAACTTATGAAAAAAAATAGAGAAGTAATAATTTTGCATAGAAATATGGATGTACCTAAATTAATAGAAGATTTAACTTTAGAAAATAAGACTATTTTTATTGCAGGAGGATATAGTATATATAAATATTTTTTGGATAATTTTGAAATTGATGAAATTTTCTTTTCAAAAATAAAAGATAGTGTAGAAGTTAAAAAAGCAGTTGAGCCTTTATATCTTCCAAATATTGAAGATTATGGATATAAGATGGTAGATAAAAAAGATTATGAAGAATTTACAGCTTATATATATAAAAAATAG
- a CDS encoding ATP-binding cassette domain-containing protein: MKNILDIKNLSYSFGNNPILKDINIHVNENEMVAIVGNSGVGKSTLFNLIAGVLKKQAGKITINGSEDYIGKVAYMLQKDLLFEHKTIIDNVILPLIIAKFDKKEALEEGNKILKQFNLDKYANKYPQQLSGGMRQRVALIRTYMFKKNIFLLDEAFSALDAITKKELHKWYLDLKKEFNLTTLLITHDIEEAVFLSDRIYILGNKPGEIIGEIKIEINPNEDIDVQRLFYKKEILNIMNIE; this comes from the coding sequence ATGAAAAATATATTAGATATTAAAAATTTATCTTATTCTTTTGGAAATAACCCTATTTTAAAAGATATAAATATTCATGTCAATGAAAATGAAATGGTTGCTATTGTTGGTAATAGTGGAGTTGGAAAATCTACTCTTTTTAACTTGATTGCTGGTGTCTTAAAAAAACAGGCTGGAAAAATTACTATCAATGGTAGTGAAGATTATATAGGTAAGGTTGCATATATGTTGCAAAAAGATTTGCTTTTTGAACATAAAACTATAATTGATAATGTAATTTTACCTTTAATTATAGCGAAATTTGATAAGAAAGAGGCTCTTGAAGAAGGAAATAAAATTTTAAAGCAATTTAATTTAGATAAGTATGCTAATAAATATCCACAACAATTAAGTGGAGGAATGAGACAAAGGGTAGCTCTTATTAGGACTTATATGTTTAAAAAAAATATTTTTCTCTTAGATGAAGCTTTTTCTGCACTTGATGCTATTACTAAAAAAGAATTACATAAATGGTATCTTGATTTAAAAAAAGAATTTAATTTGACAACATTACTTATAACTCATGATATTGAAGAAGCTGTATTTTTAAGTGATAGAATTTATATCTTAGGAAATAAGCCAGGAGAAATCATTGGAGAGATTAAAATTGAAATTAATCCTAATGAAGATATAGATGTTCAAAGATTATTTTATAAAAAAGAAATTTTAAATATTATGAATATTGAATAA
- a CDS encoding ABC transporter permease — MKNFISKHISFISIIILIVIWQLCGNLDLLPKFIFPTPLEIANAFVRDRALFLFHFKITMLEALIGLSLGIIIASLLAIIMDSFETINRIVYPLLIFTQTIPTIALAPILVLWLGYDMTPKIVLIVINTTFPIVISILDGFRHCDKDAIQLLKLMNASRWQILYHVKIPTALTYFYAGLRVSVSYAFISAVVSEWLGGFEGLGVFMIRAKKAFDYDTMFAIIILVSAISLISMELVKRSEKKFIKWKYLEEEENEKD, encoded by the coding sequence ATGAAAAACTTTATTAGTAAACATATAAGTTTTATTAGCATTATAATTTTGATAGTCATTTGGCAGCTTTGTGGAAATTTGGATTTGCTTCCAAAATTTATTTTTCCAACTCCATTAGAAATTGCTAATGCCTTTGTAAGAGATAGAGCCTTATTTTTATTTCATTTTAAAATAACTATGCTTGAAGCTCTTATAGGACTTAGTTTAGGAATTATAATTGCAAGTCTTTTGGCAATAATTATGGATAGTTTTGAAACAATAAATAGGATAGTTTATCCACTATTAATTTTTACACAGACTATACCAACAATAGCTCTTGCTCCAATACTTGTGCTTTGGCTTGGTTATGATATGACTCCAAAAATTGTTTTGATAGTTATAAATACAACCTTTCCTATTGTCATAAGTATACTTGATGGTTTTAGACATTGTGATAAAGATGCTATCCAACTTTTAAAACTGATGAATGCAAGTAGATGGCAAATTCTTTATCATGTAAAAATTCCAACCGCTCTTACATACTTTTATGCAGGTTTAAGAGTAAGTGTTTCTTATGCTTTTATTTCAGCTGTTGTATCTGAATGGCTTGGAGGCTTTGAGGGACTTGGAGTTTTTATGATAAGAGCCAAAAAGGCTTTTGATTATGATACTATGTTTGCAATAATAATTTTAGTTTCAGCTATAAGTTTAATCAGTATGGAACTTGTAAAAAGAAGTGAAAAGAAATTTATAAAATGGAAATATTTGGAGGAGGAAGAAAATGAAAAAGATTAA
- the trkA gene encoding Trk system potassium transporter TrkA has translation MKIVIVGAGKVGELLCRDLSLEGNDIILIEQDIKILEKILANNDIMGFVGSGVSYDVQMEAEVPKADVFIAVTEKDEINIISSVIAKKLGAKYTIARVRSTDYSSQLNFMTESLGIDLVINPELEAAKDIKQNIDFPEALNVENFLNGRLKLVEFHVDEDSILNNVSLFDFKQKFFPNLLVCIIKRGEEVIIPSGNSFIKGNDRIYITGSNSEIIKFQDILGKDRRKIKSAFIIGAGIISHYLAQELLKDKIAVKIVEINPEKANKFSECLPEATIINADGSNEDVLKEENFQNYDSCISITGIDEINMFISIYAKKIGIKKIITKLNKLSFVDILGENSFQSIITPKKIIADNIVRVVRSIANKKKNLIENFYRLENNTVEAIEILVNSDSKINNIPLKDLKIKKNLIIAYIVRNNVAIFPKGTDVIKEGDRVIIITTESFFDDINNIIEE, from the coding sequence ATGAAAATAGTAATTGTAGGAGCAGGTAAAGTTGGAGAGTTACTTTGCCGTGATTTATCATTAGAGGGAAATGATATAATTTTAATTGAACAAGATATAAAAATACTTGAAAAGATTCTAGCTAATAATGATATTATGGGGTTCGTTGGTAGTGGTGTGAGTTATGATGTACAGATGGAAGCAGAAGTCCCAAAAGCTGATGTTTTTATAGCTGTTACTGAAAAAGATGAAATAAATATAATATCATCAGTTATAGCTAAAAAATTAGGGGCAAAGTACACTATTGCCAGAGTTAGAAGTACAGATTATTCATCTCAACTTAACTTTATGACAGAATCTTTAGGGATAGATTTAGTAATAAATCCAGAACTTGAAGCAGCAAAAGATATAAAACAAAATATAGATTTCCCAGAAGCATTAAATGTTGAAAATTTTTTAAATGGAAGATTGAAACTTGTAGAGTTTCATGTTGATGAAGATTCAATTTTAAATAATGTTTCGCTTTTTGATTTTAAGCAAAAATTCTTCCCTAATTTATTAGTTTGCATAATAAAAAGAGGAGAAGAAGTGATTATACCATCTGGAAATAGTTTTATTAAAGGTAATGACAGAATTTATATAACTGGAAGTAATAGTGAGATTATTAAGTTTCAAGATATACTTGGAAAAGACAGAAGAAAAATAAAATCTGCTTTTATAATAGGAGCTGGAATAATCAGTCATTATCTAGCACAAGAACTTTTAAAAGATAAGATAGCTGTAAAAATAGTTGAAATTAATCCAGAAAAAGCAAATAAATTTAGTGAATGTCTGCCAGAAGCAACAATTATTAATGCTGATGGAAGTAATGAAGATGTGTTAAAAGAAGAAAATTTTCAAAATTATGATTCTTGTATATCTATAACAGGAATAGATGAAATTAATATGTTTATTTCAATTTATGCTAAAAAAATAGGAATAAAAAAGATTATTACTAAACTAAATAAATTATCTTTTGTTGATATATTGGGAGAAAATAGTTTTCAATCTATAATAACTCCTAAAAAGATAATAGCTGATAATATAGTTAGAGTTGTTCGTTCTATTGCTAATAAAAAGAAAAATTTAATAGAAAATTTTTATAGACTTGAAAATAATACAGTTGAAGCAATAGAAATTTTAGTAAATTCTGATAGTAAGATAAATAATATTCCACTAAAAGATTTAAAAATTAAGAAAAATTTAATAATAGCATATATAGTTAGAAATAATGTTGCAATCTTCCCAAAAGGTACTGATGTTATAAAAGAAGGAGATAGAGTAATAATAATTACAACAGAAAGTTTCTTTGATGATATTAATAATATTATTGAAGAATAA
- a CDS encoding DUF2185 domain-containing protein, translated as MNGETKLRWLFRKEPINNIDTDWIAFGDKDNDEYVNNPKNLAVVDLNTLVNIEPTVLNVYEMPIG; from the coding sequence ATGAATGGAGAAACTAAATTAAGATGGTTATTTCGTAAAGAACCTATTAATAATATTGACACTGATTGGATAGCTTTTGGTGATAAGGATAATGATGAGTATGTAAATAATCCTAAGAATCTTGCTGTTGTAGACTTAAATACTTTGGTAAATATAGAGCCTACAGTTTTAAATGTATATGAAATGCCTATAGGTTGA
- the ctlX gene encoding citrulline utilization hydrolase CtlX, whose translation MKKNITNKILMVRPVSFTFNEETAVNNHYQKKDNKPIQEIQNNALTEFDNMVEKLKKTGIDVKVMQDTKKPHTPDSIFPNNWFSTHYSNTVVLYPMFAENRRLERTDNLYDYFDETDNLNVVDYSSLENENIFLEGTGSLVLDRKNKKAYCSLSERANEKLLDIFCKDAGYKKIAFHSYQTVDEKRKPIYHTNVMMAMGENYAILCADSIDNLKERENVIRELKNDDKEIVYISEYQVEHFLGNTIELINNENVNICVMSATAYSVLTDEQKNIIEKYDVIVPVDVHTIERYGGGSARCMIAELFI comes from the coding sequence ATGAAAAAAAATATCACAAATAAAATATTAATGGTAAGACCTGTTTCATTTACTTTTAATGAAGAAACAGCAGTGAATAACCATTATCAAAAGAAAGATAATAAACCTATACAAGAAATTCAAAATAATGCTCTAACTGAATTTGACAATATGGTTGAAAAATTAAAAAAAACGGGTATAGATGTTAAGGTTATGCAAGATACAAAAAAGCCACACACACCTGACAGTATATTCCCTAATAACTGGTTTTCAACTCATTATTCTAATACAGTTGTTCTATATCCTATGTTTGCAGAAAATAGAAGACTTGAAAGAACAGATAATCTATATGATTATTTTGATGAAACTGACAATTTAAATGTTGTAGATTATTCTAGCTTAGAAAATGAAAATATTTTTCTTGAAGGAACAGGTTCTCTTGTTTTGGATAGAAAAAATAAAAAAGCATATTGCTCACTATCTGAAAGAGCAAACGAAAAACTCTTAGATATTTTCTGTAAAGATGCAGGCTATAAAAAAATAGCTTTTCATTCTTACCAAACTGTTGATGAAAAAAGAAAACCTATATATCATACAAATGTTATGATGGCTATGGGAGAAAATTATGCTATCTTATGTGCAGATAGTATTGACAACTTAAAAGAAAGAGAAAATGTTATAAGAGAATTAAAAAATGATGATAAAGAAATTGTTTATATAAGTGAATATCAAGTTGAACATTTTTTGGGGAATACAATAGAACTTATCAATAATGAAAATGTAAATATCTGTGTTATGTCTGCAACTGCTTATTCTGTACTTACTGATGAACAAAAAAATATAATTGAAAAATATGATGTTATTGTTCCAGTAGATGTACATACCATTGAAAGATATGGTGGTGGTTCTGCTAGATGTATGATAGCAGAGTTGTTTATTTAA
- a CDS encoding heavy-metal-associated domain-containing protein has protein sequence MKLNLKIDGMGCEHCIKSVKEALEEIKGIKVLDVKIGSAEVEAENDSILNEIKEKLDDAGYDLVR, from the coding sequence ATGAAATTAAATTTAAAAATTGATGGTATGGGTTGTGAACATTGTATAAAATCTGTTAAAGAAGCATTAGAAGAAATAAAAGGAATAAAAGTTTTAGATGTAAAAATTGGATCAGCAGAAGTAGAAGCAGAAAATGATAGTATATTAAATGAAATAAAAGAAAAACTAGATGATGCAGGTTATGATTTGGTGAGGTAA
- a CDS encoding CCA tRNA nucleotidyltransferase, which translates to MNKISINNFSDVEIGILNKLNEYGKGYIVGGAIRDILLGLKPKDVDFTTNLPYETLKKLFSEYNLKEIGKSFGVLRIKINDIDYEIAKFREDNYEEKDGLKIIPEGKKVSFVDDIKNDLTRRDFTINAMAYNEVEGIVDLYNGQKDIENKVINFIGNAEERIIEDPLRVLRAFRFMSRLDFSLSEDTIEAIKKQKNLLKNIPEEKITMEFSKLLLGKNIRNTLTLMKDTGVLELIIPEFKATYDFEQCNPHHNLDLFNHIISVVSKVPADLELKYSALLHDIAKPVVQTFDEKGIAHYKTHEIVGADMARDILTRLKLPVKLIETVAEIIKKHMVLYKDVTDKKFNKLLSEMGYDNLWRLIEHCIADNESKNNEVVSTENDLHEKLKRAVEKQMQITVNDLAVNGKDLIELGFIGSEIGKIKEELLDKYLSEEVQNEKEEMLEYVKEKYKK; encoded by the coding sequence ATGAATAAGATTTCTATAAATAATTTTAGTGATGTAGAAATAGGAATATTAAATAAATTAAATGAATATGGCAAAGGTTATATAGTAGGAGGAGCAATAAGAGATATTTTACTTGGTTTAAAACCAAAAGATGTTGATTTCACAACAAATCTTCCTTATGAAACTTTAAAAAAATTATTTAGTGAGTATAATCTGAAAGAAATAGGGAAATCTTTTGGGGTTTTAAGAATAAAAATAAATGATATAGATTATGAAATAGCAAAATTCAGAGAAGATAACTATGAAGAAAAAGATGGATTGAAAATAATTCCAGAGGGGAAAAAAGTTAGCTTTGTAGATGATATAAAAAATGATTTGACAAGAAGAGATTTTACAATAAATGCTATGGCATATAATGAAGTAGAAGGAATAGTGGATTTATACAATGGGCAAAAAGATATAGAAAATAAAGTAATAAATTTTATTGGAAATGCAGAAGAAAGAATAATAGAAGACCCTCTTCGTGTATTGAGGGCTTTTAGATTTATGTCAAGACTTGATTTTTCTTTATCTGAAGATACTATTGAAGCAATAAAAAAACAAAAGAATTTACTTAAAAATATTCCAGAAGAAAAAATTACTATGGAATTTAGTAAATTATTGTTAGGAAAAAATATAAGAAATACTTTAACTTTAATGAAAGATACAGGAGTGCTAGAGCTTATAATTCCTGAATTTAAAGCAACTTATGATTTTGAGCAGTGTAATCCACATCATAATTTAGATTTATTCAATCATATTATAAGTGTTGTAAGTAAAGTTCCTGCTGATTTAGAATTAAAATATTCAGCTCTTTTACATGATATTGCAAAGCCTGTTGTTCAAACTTTTGATGAAAAAGGTATAGCCCACTATAAAACTCATGAAATAGTTGGGGCTGATATGGCAAGAGATATCCTAACTAGATTAAAATTGCCAGTAAAATTAATAGAAACTGTGGCAGAAATCATAAAAAAACATATGGTTTTGTATAAAGATGTTACAGATAAGAAATTTAACAAGTTATTATCTGAAATGGGTTATGATAATCTATGGAGGTTGATTGAGCATTGTATTGCAGATAATGAATCAAAAAATAATGAAGTTGTAAGCACAGAAAATGATTTACATGAGAAATTAAAAAGAGCAGTAGAAAAACAAATGCAGATAACAGTCAATGATTTAGCTGTTAATGGAAAAGATTTAATAGAATTAGGTTTTATAGGGTCAGAGATTGGAAAAATTAAGGAAGAATTATTGGATAAGTATTTATCAGAAGAAGTTCAAAATGAAAAAGAAGAAATGTTAGAATATGTGAAAGAAAAATATAAGAAATAG
- the thyA gene encoding thymidylate synthase yields the protein MKARFDKIYKDIVDTIAEKGIWSEGNVRTKYADGTAAHYKSYIGYQFRLDNSDDEAHLITSRFAPSKAPIRELYWIWILQSNNVDVLNELGCKFWDEWKMQDGTIGKAYGYQIAQETFGQKSQLHYVINELKKNPNSRRIMTEIWIPNELSEMALTPCVHLTQWSVIGNKLYLEVRQRSCDVALGLVANVFQYSVLHKLVALECGLEPAEIIWNIHNMHIYDRHYDKLIEQVNRETFEPAKIKINNFKSIFDFKPDDIEIIDYKYGEKVSYEVAI from the coding sequence ATGAAAGCTAGATTTGATAAAATATATAAAGATATAGTTGACACAATAGCAGAAAAAGGAATTTGGAGTGAGGGGAATGTTAGAACAAAATATGCAGATGGAACAGCTGCACATTATAAAAGCTATATAGGCTACCAATTTAGACTTGATAACTCAGATGATGAAGCACATTTAATAACTTCAAGATTTGCACCAAGTAAAGCACCAATAAGAGAACTATATTGGATATGGATATTACAATCAAATAATGTTGATGTTTTAAATGAGTTAGGTTGTAAGTTTTGGGATGAATGGAAAATGCAAGATGGGACTATTGGAAAGGCCTATGGTTATCAAATAGCTCAAGAAACTTTTGGGCAAAAATCTCAACTTCATTATGTAATAAATGAATTGAAAAAAAATCCTAATAGCAGAAGAATTATGACAGAAATTTGGATACCTAATGAACTTTCAGAAATGGCATTAACACCTTGTGTACATTTAACTCAATGGTCAGTAATTGGGAATAAATTGTATTTAGAAGTTAGACAAAGAAGTTGTGATGTAGCATTGGGCTTAGTTGCTAATGTATTTCAATATTCAGTTTTACATAAATTAGTAGCACTTGAATGTGGACTTGAGCCAGCAGAAATAATTTGGAATATACATAATATGCATATTTATGATAGACATTATGATAAGTTAATAGAACAAGTTAATAGAGAAACATTTGAACCTGCAAAAATAAAAATAAATAATTTTAAATCAATATTTGATTTTAAACCTGATGATATAGAAATAATTGATTATAAGTATGGAGAAAAAGTTAGCTATGAGGTGGCTATTTAA
- a CDS encoding DUF4241 domain-containing protein: MIIADPFYYLHSEKSRQILNRTIPIGKYEVDLAICDSKTLYKRIIGTKLKVKNDTVIRYELTIPKGYTIDDSHILNGFCVEAGLASFCDASVVEEYTKFWYDWQKDNPKKNYYNDYFNKFFEESYKKYPEIQTSSGNFIYCEIPETHHKIAMFETGFGDGYYMSLWGLNEKDEVCKVVIPFINPELID, translated from the coding sequence ATAATTATTGCTGACCCATTTTATTATTTACATAGTGAAAAATCCAGACAAATTCTTAATAGAACTATACCAATAGGAAAATATGAAGTTGACCTTGCAATTTGTGATTCAAAAACTCTATATAAAAGAATAATTGGAACAAAATTAAAAGTAAAAAATGATACGGTTATTCGTTATGAACTCACTATACCAAAAGGATATACAATAGATGACTCTCATATTTTAAATGGTTTTTGTGTAGAGGCAGGACTAGCAAGTTTTTGTGATGCTTCTGTTGTAGAAGAATATACTAAATTTTGGTATGATTGGCAAAAAGATAATCCTAAGAAAAATTATTATAATGATTATTTTAATAAATTTTTTGAAGAAAGCTATAAAAAATATCCTGAAATACAAACAAGTAGTGGGAATTTTATATACTGTGAAATTCCTGAAACACATCATAAAATTGCAATGTTTGAAACTGGTTTTGGAGATGGTTATTATATGAGTTTATGGGGGCTTAATGAAAAAGATGAAGTTTGTAAAGTAGTTATACCTTTTATTAATCCTGAACTTATAGACTAA
- a CDS encoding ABC transporter substrate-binding protein: MKKIKYLLSVIFAIFMLVACGEKKEETKTEAPVELKKVDFLLDWVPNTNHTGLYVAKEKGYFTEEGIDLDIKQPANESTSDLVINNKAPMGVYFQDYMSSKLAKGAPITAIAAIIENNTSGIITNKKLNINSPKELAGHKYGTWDIPIELGMLQFIIEKDSGDFSKVELVPNTDDNSITPLSNGAFDAAPVYYAWDKIMGDSLGIETNFFYYKDYAPELNFYSPVIIANNDYLKDNKEEATKILRAIKKGYQYAMEHPEEAAEILIKYAPELENKKAMIIESQKYLATQYASDKDKWGYIDPTRWNAFYNWLNEKGLTKNPIPENTGFSNDYLE; this comes from the coding sequence ATGAAAAAGATTAAGTATTTATTGTCTGTTATTTTTGCAATTTTTATGTTAGTTGCCTGTGGAGAAAAAAAGGAAGAAACTAAAACAGAGGCTCCTGTTGAATTAAAAAAAGTTGATTTTTTACTTGATTGGGTTCCTAACACTAACCACACTGGGCTTTATGTTGCTAAGGAAAAAGGATATTTTACAGAAGAAGGAATTGATTTAGATATTAAACAACCTGCTAATGAAAGTACATCTGATTTGGTTATCAATAATAAAGCACCTATGGGAGTATATTTTCAAGATTATATGTCATCTAAATTGGCAAAGGGAGCTCCTATAACTGCTATTGCTGCTATCATAGAAAACAACACTTCTGGTATAATAACTAATAAAAAATTAAATATCAATAGTCCTAAAGAATTAGCAGGACATAAATATGGTACTTGGGATATTCCAATAGAACTTGGAATGTTACAATTTATTATAGAAAAAGATAGTGGAGATTTCTCAAAAGTTGAACTTGTCCCTAACACTGATGATAACTCAATAACTCCTCTTTCAAATGGAGCTTTTGATGCAGCACCTGTTTACTATGCTTGGGATAAAATTATGGGAGATAGTTTAGGAATTGAAACTAATTTCTTTTACTATAAAGATTATGCTCCTGAATTAAATTTCTATTCACCTGTAATTATTGCTAACAATGATTATTTAAAAGATAATAAAGAAGAAGCTACAAAAATCTTAAGAGCTATAAAAAAAGGTTACCAATATGCTATGGAACACCCAGAAGAAGCTGCTGAAATTTTAATAAAATATGCTCCTGAACTTGAAAACAAAAAAGCTATGATTATAGAATCTCAAAAATATTTAGCTACTCAATATGCTAGTGATAAAGATAAATGGGGATATATAGATCCAACTCGTTGGAATGCTTTTTATAACTGGTTAAATGAAAAAGGATTAACTAAAAATCCTATTCCTGAAAATACAGGTTTCTCAAATGACTACTTAGAATAA